A part of Verrucomicrobium sp. genomic DNA contains:
- a CDS encoding Nramp family divalent metal transporter, translating to MRAAWRRQAGVSLPEVHGTIDVPQGPFAWRKLWAFLGPGLLVAVGYMDPGNWATDLQGGAQFGYSLLCVIILSNFMAILLQHLCIKLGVATGRDLAQACRDHYPMPVVWFLWILAELAIAACDLAEVVGSAIGLQLLFHIPLIWGCLITTLDVLAILFLQNKGFRYIEALVAVLIATIAGCFAVELFFSKPHPDLILRGCLPTAEILHNPGMLYIAIGILGATVMPHNLYLHSSIVQTRAFEKTSRGRREAIWFLTFDSSLALMFALLVNAAILILAAAAFHWTGHRDVAEIQDAYQLLSPLLGFGAASTVFAVALLASGQNSTLTGTLAGQIVMEGFLHFRLPPWIRRLVTRLIALLPAVLIIGIYGEGEAGNLLIASQVVLSMQLGFAVWPLLRFTGDRKKMGEFANGPWMAALAWTILAAILVLNGKLLFDLFTGRS from the coding sequence GTGCGTGCCGCCTGGCGCCGTCAGGCCGGCGTCTCCCTGCCGGAGGTTCACGGCACGATCGACGTGCCGCAGGGGCCTTTCGCCTGGCGTAAGCTCTGGGCGTTTTTGGGGCCGGGACTCCTCGTCGCTGTCGGTTACATGGACCCGGGAAACTGGGCTACCGATCTGCAGGGGGGCGCGCAGTTCGGCTATTCCCTCCTGTGCGTCATCATTCTGTCCAACTTCATGGCCATCCTGCTCCAGCACCTCTGCATCAAGCTGGGGGTGGCGACCGGCCGGGACCTGGCCCAGGCTTGCCGGGACCATTATCCCATGCCGGTGGTCTGGTTTCTTTGGATCCTGGCGGAACTGGCCATCGCGGCGTGCGATTTGGCGGAAGTGGTCGGCTCGGCCATCGGCCTTCAGCTTCTCTTCCACATACCCCTTATCTGGGGATGTCTCATCACCACCCTCGACGTGCTGGCCATCCTTTTCCTTCAGAACAAAGGGTTCCGTTACATCGAGGCCCTGGTCGCCGTCCTTATCGCCACCATCGCGGGATGCTTCGCCGTCGAGCTCTTCTTTTCCAAGCCGCATCCGGACCTGATCCTGCGCGGCTGCCTGCCCACGGCGGAGATCCTTCACAATCCGGGGATGCTCTACATCGCCATCGGCATCCTGGGGGCCACGGTCATGCCCCATAACCTCTATCTGCACTCCTCGATCGTGCAGACCCGCGCGTTTGAGAAAACGTCCCGCGGACGCCGGGAGGCCATTTGGTTCCTGACCTTCGACTCGAGCCTGGCGCTCATGTTCGCCCTGCTGGTCAACGCCGCCATCCTCATTCTGGCGGCGGCCGCCTTCCATTGGACCGGGCATCGGGACGTGGCGGAGATCCAGGACGCCTATCAATTGCTCTCGCCCCTGCTCGGCTTCGGCGCGGCCAGCACCGTCTTCGCCGTCGCCCTGCTGGCCTCGGGGCAGAATTCGACCCTTACCGGCACGCTGGCGGGACAGATCGTCATGGAAGGCTTTCTCCACTTCCGCCTGCCGCCCTGGATTCGGCGGCTGGTGACCCGGCTGATCGCCCTTCTGCCCGCGGTGCTCATCATCGGCATCTATGGGGAAGGGGAGGCGGGGAACCTCCTCATCGCCAGCCAGGTGGTCTTAAGCATGCAGCTGGGCTTCGCCGTCTGGCCGCTGCTGCGCTTCACCGGGGATAGGAAGAAGATGGGGGAATTCGCCAACGGGCCGTGGATGGCGGCGCTGGCCTGGACGATCCTGGCGGCGATCCTGGTGTTGAACGGCAAGCTGCTCTTCGACCTTTTTACGGGTCGGAGCTAG
- a CDS encoding S41 family peptidase, with amino-acid sequence MKGLALLCLLLLAARPARAAEAPLDYPRLAVEITNRFFDQDFFSDRPLDAAKWRDLFWEEIGHYYPAVSPEVKEASLPAFQAGESGLRQGQIDFARKLAAEAKAPVSDSILFSALINGWLKGRDKYALWETAGDSRQWNSYLSGRLHGIGVRWAEQRGPGGSLKVEMVVPKAPAEEAGLKPGMEVIGLLIDGQAVDLPSTRGADLAARIGNARQVTLRTATQSYTASPRDIVFQEAQPSLEKEKGAPVLRVPHFDRGTAGTCGTLLAPVAQAPTLILDLRECGGGYTDAAIDLLGMLEGPGPIGVVWKYRDEVGRVREKPMSTQADRIWKGKNLVVRVSQNTASAAELMLMSLRQKPGVKVEGGATYGKTTSQDILRTGGNSELRLSVSQFSPAEG; translated from the coding sequence ATGAAGGGGCTGGCCCTTCTCTGCCTTCTCCTCCTTGCCGCACGCCCGGCGCGCGCCGCCGAAGCCCCCCTCGATTACCCGCGCCTGGCGGTGGAAATCACCAACCGATTCTTCGACCAGGACTTCTTTTCCGACCGCCCCCTGGACGCCGCGAAATGGCGGGATCTTTTCTGGGAGGAAATCGGCCACTATTACCCGGCCGTTTCTCCGGAGGTGAAGGAGGCCTCCCTCCCCGCCTTTCAAGCGGGGGAAAGCGGGCTGCGCCAGGGCCAAATCGACTTCGCCCGCAAGCTGGCCGCCGAAGCCAAGGCGCCCGTGAGCGACTCCATTCTCTTCAGCGCCCTGATCAACGGCTGGCTTAAAGGGCGGGACAAATACGCCCTGTGGGAAACGGCGGGCGACAGCCGCCAGTGGAACTCCTACCTCTCCGGCCGCCTACACGGCATCGGCGTCCGCTGGGCGGAGCAGCGGGGCCCCGGCGGCAGCCTGAAGGTGGAGATGGTCGTCCCCAAGGCTCCCGCGGAAGAGGCGGGCCTCAAGCCCGGCATGGAGGTCATCGGCCTTCTCATCGACGGCCAGGCCGTCGATCTGCCCTCCACCCGGGGGGCCGATCTGGCCGCCCGGATCGGCAACGCCCGGCAGGTGACGTTGCGGACCGCCACCCAAAGCTACACCGCCTCCCCGCGGGACATCGTCTTCCAGGAAGCGCAGCCGAGCCTCGAAAAGGAAAAGGGCGCGCCGGTCCTGCGGGTTCCCCACTTTGACCGCGGCACGGCAGGGACCTGCGGCACGCTGCTGGCGCCCGTCGCCCAGGCGCCGACGCTGATCCTGGACCTCCGCGAGTGCGGCGGGGGCTACACCGACGCGGCGATCGACCTCCTGGGCATGCTGGAAGGTCCCGGCCCCATCGGCGTGGTGTGGAAATACCGGGACGAAGTGGGCCGCGTCCGCGAGAAGCCGATGTCCACCCAGGCCGACCGGATCTGGAAGGGGAAAAACCTGGTGGTCCGCGTGAGCCAAAACACCGCCTCCGCGGCGGAGCTCATGCTGATGTCCCTGCGGCAAAAGCCCGGCGTGAAAGTGGAAGGCGGCGCCACCTACGGCAAGACGACGAGCCAGGACATCCTCCGCACGGGAGGAAATTCCGAGCTGCGCCTGAGCGTTTCCCAGTTCAGCCCGGCGGAAGGATAG
- a CDS encoding ATPase, T2SS/T4P/T4SS family yields MSADKEALSVYVVRHGIVLIDALKRWVDQTPNLSAAELLVARSAFIQERTWWEQFGSDAGMPRHWPSGAPSSLPEETFNGPGRLLLKSHPAVLLQWKPFPILGVIDPFNEGALRAWCQKHLPQTPGVQLEVRTVSPHFIDACRAHLQGLPDPDKGPVPPPLPRPSRVDVAAWAALCEMNPEGVSTWQDLAGTIAESFLMDTLPPDFLVSAVPIEGIEEAMVVQRSDTVAWLVTAHAHDRRIVDSALQHLGMRVIPFAIPPEDFRRLKETFVPQIVVESDVRATSAWDIDPQLDPDLAGIELYRKLMGAAVRAGASDIHLDPKERRVRVRFRIHGELTEQAPLNLHLHQILLRRLKMQAGMRHDVKGAIQDGSGEFETDEGEVTEQRYSIAVVKGGAEAVVIRLLSRKLPKLEDVHLDAASRRAIDWFLEGDGGMFVITGPTGSGKTTTLYACLSKVDVPELKIITVEHPVEKHLPGAVQIDVREDGEITFKAALKAVVRQDPVHPHDR; encoded by the coding sequence ATGTCCGCCGATAAAGAGGCCCTTTCGGTATACGTCGTCCGCCACGGCATCGTTCTCATCGACGCGCTGAAGCGCTGGGTCGATCAAACCCCCAACCTTTCCGCCGCGGAGCTTCTCGTCGCCCGGTCCGCGTTCATCCAGGAGCGGACGTGGTGGGAGCAGTTCGGCAGTGACGCGGGCATGCCCCGCCACTGGCCCTCCGGCGCTCCTTCCTCCCTGCCGGAAGAAACCTTCAACGGCCCCGGCCGCCTGCTGCTCAAGAGCCATCCCGCCGTCCTCCTCCAATGGAAGCCCTTTCCCATCCTCGGCGTCATCGATCCTTTCAATGAAGGAGCCCTGCGCGCCTGGTGCCAGAAACACCTGCCGCAGACGCCGGGCGTCCAGCTGGAGGTCCGCACCGTTTCCCCCCACTTCATCGACGCCTGCCGCGCCCATCTCCAGGGCCTGCCGGACCCGGACAAGGGCCCGGTGCCGCCCCCGCTGCCGCGGCCGAGCAGAGTCGACGTCGCCGCCTGGGCCGCCCTGTGCGAGATGAATCCCGAAGGCGTCTCCACCTGGCAGGACCTGGCGGGCACCATCGCGGAGTCCTTCCTCATGGACACCCTGCCGCCGGACTTCCTGGTCTCTGCCGTCCCCATCGAAGGGATCGAGGAAGCCATGGTCGTCCAGCGCTCCGACACCGTGGCGTGGCTCGTCACCGCCCACGCGCACGACCGCCGCATCGTCGACAGCGCGCTTCAGCACCTCGGCATGCGGGTCATCCCCTTTGCCATCCCCCCGGAGGACTTCCGGCGGCTGAAGGAAACCTTCGTCCCGCAAATCGTCGTCGAGAGCGACGTGCGGGCCACCAGCGCCTGGGACATCGACCCGCAGCTCGATCCCGACCTGGCCGGCATCGAGCTTTACCGCAAGCTGATGGGCGCCGCCGTCCGCGCCGGCGCGTCCGACATCCACCTGGATCCTAAGGAGCGGCGCGTCCGCGTCCGCTTCCGCATCCACGGTGAATTGACGGAGCAGGCCCCGCTAAACCTCCACCTCCACCAGATCCTCCTGCGCCGCCTGAAGATGCAGGCCGGCATGCGCCACGACGTCAAGGGCGCCATCCAGGACGGTTCCGGCGAGTTCGAGACCGACGAAGGGGAGGTGACCGAGCAGCGCTACTCCATCGCCGTCGTCAAGGGCGGCGCGGAAGCCGTCGTCATCCGCCTCCTTTCCCGCAAGCTGCCGAAGCTGGAAGACGTCCACCTGGACGCCGCCAGCCGCCGCGCGATCGACTGGTTCCTGGAGGGCGACGGCGGCATGTTCGTCATCACCGGCCCCACCGGCAGCGGCAAGACGACGACCCTCTACGCCTGCCTTTCCAAGGTCGACGTGCCCGAGCTGAAGATCATCACCGTGGAGCACCCGGTGGAAAAGCACCTGCCCGGCGCCGTCCAGATCGACGTGCGGGAGGACGGCGAAATCACCTTCAAGGCGGCCCTCAAGGCCGTCGTCCGCCAGGACCCGGTACATCCTCATGATCGGTGA
- a CDS encoding ATPase, T2SS/T4P/T4SS family gives MIGEIRDDESAAIAINAALTGHSVFSTIHAIDPVGVLERLCQSFNVDRMTAAQALKLVLSQRLVRRLCPLCKEVTPAKAEDLRFFPETDIANPVSARRVGCPACRHTGYAGRVAIAEVLMFDPVMVALVENREPASVLRARNRERGFMPLGQQASILAQTGEITFAEAKLLLPTAQI, from the coding sequence ATGATCGGTGAAATCCGGGACGACGAAAGCGCCGCCATCGCCATCAACGCGGCCCTCACCGGCCACAGCGTCTTCTCCACCATCCACGCCATCGACCCCGTCGGCGTCCTGGAGCGGCTTTGCCAGAGCTTCAACGTCGACCGCATGACGGCCGCCCAGGCCCTGAAGCTCGTCCTCTCCCAACGCCTCGTCCGCCGCCTCTGCCCCCTCTGCAAGGAAGTCACCCCGGCCAAGGCGGAAGACCTCCGCTTCTTCCCGGAGACCGACATCGCCAACCCCGTCTCCGCCCGCCGCGTCGGCTGCCCCGCCTGCCGCCACACCGGCTACGCGGGCCGCGTCGCCATCGCGGAAGTCCTCATGTTCGATCCCGTCATGGTCGCCCTGGTGGAAAACCGGGAACCGGCCAGCGTCCTGCGCGCCCGGAATCGGGAACGCGGCTTCATGCCCCTGGGCCAGCAGGCCAGCATCCTGGCCCAAACCGGCGAAATCACCTTCGCCGAGGCCAAGCTCCTCCTCCCCACGGCCCAAATTTGA
- a CDS encoding sigma-70 family RNA polymerase sigma factor has product MAHALPFSAEQRARYHGLVEEEAPRVEAARQGSAEALEWLARLTLPARRKVAEYFLGSKSLFLEDGIQHGWYGVMRALAKYDPARGVRFTDYCVPQVYNMIGKFRFDIPQPIRIPAWAHEARRKAGKESRNAAETVEKLVAGGMARHVAAVVGGMSFAIIQEEFTEEYAAPRQSYASPADPAPDIAETACRHEEFTWIHHALGLLTQKERQVLEEEFGLEGEPARHRRARMGARRQKAYLSALGHLRTMAEADDIRPLES; this is encoded by the coding sequence ATGGCTCACGCCCTGCCTTTTTCGGCCGAACAGCGCGCCCGCTACCACGGGCTGGTGGAGGAGGAAGCGCCCCGGGTGGAAGCGGCACGGCAAGGTTCCGCCGAGGCGCTGGAGTGGCTGGCGCGGCTGACTCTGCCCGCGCGGCGCAAGGTGGCGGAGTATTTCCTGGGATCGAAAAGCCTCTTCCTGGAGGACGGCATCCAGCACGGCTGGTATGGCGTGATGCGGGCGCTGGCCAAGTATGATCCCGCGCGGGGTGTCCGCTTCACCGATTACTGCGTGCCGCAGGTTTACAATATGATCGGGAAGTTCCGCTTCGACATTCCGCAGCCGATCCGGATCCCGGCTTGGGCGCACGAGGCGCGGCGCAAGGCGGGCAAGGAAAGCCGCAATGCCGCCGAGACGGTGGAGAAGTTGGTGGCCGGCGGTATGGCGCGGCATGTGGCGGCGGTCGTCGGGGGGATGAGTTTCGCCATTATCCAGGAGGAATTCACGGAGGAGTACGCGGCGCCGCGCCAGAGTTACGCCAGCCCGGCGGACCCCGCTCCGGACATCGCGGAGACGGCCTGCCGCCACGAGGAGTTTACCTGGATCCACCACGCGCTGGGGCTTTTGACGCAAAAGGAGCGGCAGGTGCTGGAGGAGGAATTCGGCCTGGAGGGGGAGCCGGCCCGGCATCGCCGCGCCCGTATGGGCGCCCGGCGGCAAAAGGCCTATCTTTCCGCGCTGGGCCACCTGCGCACGATGGCGGAGGCGGACGACATCCGCCCGCTGGAGAGTTAG
- a CDS encoding TrbC/VirB2 family protein — translation MMKLLNVRFLNRVVFYLTLSLVVLSLTDSVMAQGAGQLNVTDALESTTANYWFANLFKAIQNFAGILLVIGVVIAGLLWMANKPQFAIGVLIGSAVVFGGPYLVGLINGGLGSGVTGGVGY, via the coding sequence ATGATGAAGTTATTGAATGTTCGCTTTCTTAATCGGGTCGTTTTCTATCTGACCCTTTCCCTGGTGGTTCTGTCTTTGACGGACTCCGTCATGGCCCAGGGCGCCGGTCAGCTGAATGTCACCGATGCGCTGGAGAGCACCACTGCTAACTACTGGTTCGCCAACCTCTTCAAGGCGATTCAGAACTTCGCGGGTATCCTCCTGGTTATCGGCGTGGTTATCGCCGGCCTGCTGTGGATGGCCAACAAGCCTCAATTTGCCATCGGCGTGCTGATCGGTTCCGCGGTCGTCTTCGGCGGCCCCTACCTGGTCGGTCTCATCAACGGCGGTCTCGGCAGCGGCGTCACTGGCGGCGTCGGCTACTAA
- a CDS encoding DUF87 domain-containing protein, producing the protein MKNGFRWPKFGMVPAARFIDPVQLASPLDVVGTALLDAYGGVHEMYELQAPTTDVFSPSRLNDLQDSLSTLVTRLPEGIDEIEFTFTTNGDYTPVIRNHAALRHENPVLDELRRTRAGRLQEEVRKGKLVACATHITVGSVAMARQGVKDLRRPVDEAEFRVVSNRLRLAEESLRAVTDRSGMVLNKLESPAMAEYFYRLLNPEQAVDMGIPPRFDAERTPWIDAWLCQPIDTAPMGPEGPLQGMIRWGDYYHAVISMSGKPLETQPRIMDVVTAALPFRQCRATFRVRRLDQLQEKDLLVKARDKADQIRTMPLNFLDRAMNPYGKDRDSGANNVEANEQIREANELIAKIRTGEEILVQTQLIFHLWHRDPQELQQRCSTLQVRMAEVGNARGYHEKDGILPILFGSLPAAGGPMLEPKKISSRMAADMIPLNRGFETQDRPVAMFANATGGIVPINLFDTSRVTAPMAFVSGKSGSGKSVTVNHLIASHALADTRVIILDVGGSYDSLAEILGAKVFRLDPQRPACLNIFQVLGQSGDSISAAVSEPKSALRSRFVNALEALCTRPEDPNGCLPSELRTVVDVGVAQTFAWGAERRKPYITLSDFTERVSKFAEGKKIAERIRPFLKNELWGQWFDGPTEWNVDSKAFIVDLRGIKKQKQLADALIPLIVSLIDDLCVRDKDVPKILVFEEMWEHVGNPKVMDMVIDSFKTFRKLGAAVIGVSQAMGDLLENARMAKAVVQNAQTWFLLDQGDGDNRKIVAEQLKLTLGEQEVLRTLSSSRRITDDGKPEMFREMLFVRGSGEQRESGRLRTSLMPEDLWLHTTTGREMALREHAMKAAGGDRWLAVKGLALKYPLGLDPREAGQAIEGEASPSEGA; encoded by the coding sequence ATGAAGAACGGATTCCGCTGGCCGAAGTTCGGCATGGTGCCCGCCGCCCGCTTTATCGATCCCGTCCAGCTGGCCAGCCCGCTGGACGTGGTGGGGACCGCCCTCCTCGACGCCTACGGCGGCGTGCACGAGATGTATGAGCTGCAGGCGCCGACGACCGACGTCTTCAGCCCCTCCCGGCTGAACGACCTGCAGGACTCCCTTTCCACACTGGTCACCCGCCTTCCCGAGGGGATCGACGAGATCGAGTTCACCTTCACCACGAATGGGGATTACACCCCCGTCATCCGCAACCATGCCGCGTTGCGGCACGAGAATCCCGTCCTCGACGAACTGCGCCGCACCCGCGCGGGGCGCCTTCAGGAAGAGGTGCGGAAGGGGAAGCTGGTCGCCTGCGCCACGCACATCACCGTCGGCTCGGTGGCGATGGCCCGCCAGGGGGTCAAGGACCTGCGCCGCCCGGTCGACGAGGCGGAGTTCCGCGTCGTCTCCAACCGCCTGCGCTTGGCGGAGGAAAGCCTGCGCGCCGTCACCGACCGTTCCGGCATGGTCCTCAACAAGCTGGAAAGCCCGGCGATGGCCGAATATTTCTACCGCCTCCTCAACCCGGAGCAGGCCGTCGACATGGGCATCCCGCCGCGCTTCGACGCGGAGCGCACCCCGTGGATCGACGCCTGGCTCTGCCAGCCCATCGACACCGCTCCCATGGGGCCGGAAGGCCCCCTCCAGGGCATGATCCGCTGGGGGGACTACTACCACGCCGTCATCAGCATGTCGGGCAAGCCGCTGGAGACCCAGCCGCGGATCATGGACGTCGTCACCGCCGCGCTGCCTTTCCGCCAGTGCCGGGCCACCTTCCGCGTTCGCCGGCTGGACCAGCTCCAGGAAAAGGATCTCCTGGTCAAAGCCCGCGACAAGGCCGACCAGATCCGCACCATGCCGCTCAACTTCCTGGACCGGGCCATGAACCCCTACGGGAAGGACCGGGACAGCGGCGCCAACAACGTCGAGGCCAACGAGCAGATCCGCGAGGCCAACGAGCTAATCGCCAAGATCCGCACCGGCGAAGAGATCCTGGTGCAGACCCAGCTTATTTTCCATCTCTGGCACCGCGATCCGCAGGAGCTTCAGCAGCGCTGTTCCACCCTCCAGGTCCGCATGGCGGAAGTCGGCAACGCGCGCGGCTACCACGAGAAGGACGGCATCCTCCCCATCCTCTTCGGCAGCCTGCCGGCGGCCGGCGGCCCCATGCTGGAGCCGAAGAAGATCTCCAGCCGCATGGCGGCCGACATGATCCCTCTCAACCGCGGCTTCGAGACGCAGGACCGCCCCGTGGCCATGTTCGCCAACGCCACCGGCGGCATCGTCCCCATCAACCTCTTCGACACCAGCCGCGTCACCGCGCCGATGGCCTTCGTCTCCGGCAAGAGCGGCTCGGGAAAATCGGTCACCGTCAACCACCTCATCGCCAGCCACGCCCTGGCGGACACGCGCGTCATCATCCTGGACGTCGGCGGCAGCTACGATTCCCTGGCCGAGATCCTGGGGGCGAAGGTTTTCCGCCTCGATCCCCAGCGCCCGGCCTGCCTCAATATCTTCCAGGTCCTCGGCCAGAGCGGGGACAGCATCAGCGCCGCCGTCTCCGAGCCGAAGTCGGCCCTCCGCTCCCGCTTCGTCAACGCGCTGGAGGCTCTTTGCACCCGGCCGGAGGACCCCAACGGCTGCCTGCCCAGCGAGCTGCGCACCGTCGTCGACGTCGGCGTCGCCCAGACCTTCGCCTGGGGCGCGGAGCGCCGGAAGCCCTACATCACCCTGAGCGACTTCACCGAGCGCGTCTCCAAATTCGCCGAAGGGAAAAAGATCGCCGAGCGCATCCGCCCCTTCCTCAAGAACGAGCTATGGGGCCAGTGGTTCGACGGGCCGACGGAATGGAACGTCGATTCGAAGGCCTTCATCGTCGACCTGCGCGGCATCAAGAAGCAAAAGCAGCTGGCCGACGCCCTCATTCCCCTCATCGTCAGCCTGATCGACGACCTCTGCGTCCGGGACAAGGACGTGCCGAAGATTCTCGTCTTCGAGGAAATGTGGGAGCACGTCGGCAATCCGAAGGTCATGGACATGGTCATCGATTCCTTCAAGACCTTCCGGAAGCTCGGCGCGGCCGTCATCGGCGTCTCCCAGGCCATGGGCGACCTCTTGGAAAACGCCCGCATGGCCAAGGCCGTCGTCCAGAACGCCCAGACCTGGTTCCTCCTGGACCAGGGCGACGGAGACAACCGCAAGATCGTGGCAGAGCAGCTGAAGCTCACCCTGGGCGAGCAGGAAGTCCTCCGCACCCTGAGTTCCTCCCGCCGCATCACCGACGACGGCAAGCCGGAGATGTTCCGGGAAATGCTCTTCGTCCGCGGCTCCGGGGAACAGCGGGAAAGCGGACGCCTGCGCACCTCCTTGATGCCGGAAGACCTGTGGCTGCACACCACCACCGGCCGGGAAATGGCCCTGCGGGAGCACGCCATGAAAGCCGCCGGCGGGGACCGCTGGCTGGCGGTCAAGGGCCTGGCTCTCAAGTATCCCCTGGGTCTCGATCCGCGAGAGGCGGGGCAGGCCATTGAGGGAGAGGCGTCGCCGTCCGAGGGGGCATGA